A genome region from Perca fluviatilis chromosome 20, GENO_Pfluv_1.0, whole genome shotgun sequence includes the following:
- the spred1 gene encoding sprouty-related, EVH1 domain-containing protein 1, whose product MSEDSTNPNNDDSYARVRAVVMTRDDSSGGWLPLGGGGLSCVTVYKVSRAEDSGSTHSGGSEGSSSNLSPCSSSPSPSPSPSPSPSPSPSPTAVEFHIKGERLKDKLVVLECVLQKDVIYNKVNPIFHHWRINDKKFGLTFQSPADARAFDRGIRRAIEDINQGCRPFGEGDTPEDGLPVCDEPPSICTPMKEPFSPLNNVVSTEPFGGCYVRAQPFDEFPSRNRRYLPPQVSFKSTRHVSFHMDEEEIVRINPRKDVLIRGYEDYRHPVMWKQEADREDLDFPTAFHKLDSKKCEYLFPDGPCGDSHSGPGMGIGTGMGLGMGKDTAIKTQPSPMLKSKKGRRRREDGERSRCIYCREMFNHEDNWRGQCQDAPDPIKQCIYKVSCMLCAESMLYHCMSDSEGDFSDPCSCDTSDEQFCLRWLALVALSSIAPCMCCYLPLRACHHCGEACRCCGGKHKAAG is encoded by the exons TGACAGTTATGCGCGTGTGAGAGCAGTGGTCATGACTCGGGATGACTCCAGTGGTGGGTGGCTTCCCCTGGGGGGCGGAGGCCTTAGCTGTGTCACTGTCTATAAGGTCAGCCGGGCGGAGGACAGCGGCAGCACCCACAGCGGAGGCAGCGAAGGAAGCAGCAGCAACCTCAGCCCCTGCAGCTCCAGTCCTAGTCCCAGCCCCAGCCCCAGTCCCAGTCCCAGCCCCAGCCCCAGCCCCACCGCTGTGGAATTTCACATCAAGGGCGAGAGGCTCAAAGACAAATTG GTGGTGCTGGAGTGTGTCCTGCAGAAAGACGTAATATACAACAAGGTCAACCCCATCTTCCACCACTGGAGGATCAACGACAAGAAGTTCGGACTGACTTTCCAGAGCCCTGCTGACGCCCGTGCCTTTGACCGGGGCATACGTCGGGCCATTGAGGACATCaaccaag GTTGTCGGCCATTTGGGGAAGGGGATACTCCCGAGGATGGACTACCG GTGTGTGACGAGCCTCCCTCCATCTGTACCCCAATGAAAGAGCCCTTCTCTCCCCTGAACAACGTCGTCTCCACCGAGCCATTTGGGGGCTGCTACGTCCGCGCCCAACCCTTCGACGAATTCCCCTCCAGAAACCGCCGCTACCTGCCTCCACAG GTCTCCTTCAAGTCGACTCGTCATGTCAGTTTTCACATGGACGAAGAGGAGATTGTTCGCATCAACCCGCGCAAAGACGTGCTCATCCGCGGCTATGAGGACTACCGCCACCCTGTCATGTGGAAACAGGAGGCCGACCGCGAGGACCTGGACTTCCCCACCGCCTTCCACAAACTGGACAGTAAGAAGTGCGAGTACCTCTTCCCTGATGGCCCCTGTGGGGACTCCCACTCTGGCCCTGGTATGGGCATTGGAACAGGTATGGGGCTGGGGATGGGCAAGGACACAGCCATCAAGACTCAGCCCTCGCCCATGCTCAAGTCCAAGAAGGGCCGGCGGCGGCGAGAGGACGGCGAGCGTTCGCGCTGCATCTACTGTCGGGAGATGTTCAACCACGAAGACAACTGGCGGGGGCAGTGCCAAGACGCCCCCGACCCGATCAAGCAGTGCATCTACAAAGTCAGCTGCATGCTGTGCGCCGAGAGCATGCTGTACCACTGCATGTCCGACTCCGAGGGCGACTTCTCAGACCCGTGCTCATGTGACACATCTGACGAGCAGTTCTGCCTGCGCTGGCTGGCCCTGGTGGCGCTCTCCTCCATCGCGCCCTGCATGTGCTGCTACCTGCCTCTGCGCGCCTGCCACCACTGTGGCGAGGCCTGCCGCTGCTGCGGGGGCAAGCACAAGGCCGCGGGGTGA